The following coding sequences lie in one Nocardioides sambongensis genomic window:
- the purF gene encoding amidophosphoribosyltransferase, producing MCGVFGVWAPGEDVAKLTYFGLYALQHRGQESAGISVSNGRQILVYKDMGLVSQVFDENTLESFAGHLAVGHCRYSTTGSSTWQNAQPTFRPTGHGSIALGHNGNLVNTHELAQMVADLPSDDDELDIHARNLEASTNDTSLVTALLAHHPDLSLEQRALEVLPHVRGAFSFVWMNEETLYAARDPEGIRPLVLGRLERGWVVASEDAALATIGASLVREIEPGELIVIDSDGLRSHKFAEPQRKGCVFEYVYLARPDATIAQRPVHEARVEMGRQLAREFPVEADLVIPVPESGTPAASGYALESGIPFGQGFVKNAYVGRTFIQPSQTLRQLGIRLKLNALEHMIRGRRIVVVDDSIVRGNTQRAQIRMLREAGAAEVHVRISSPPVKWPCFYGIDFATRAELIANGLDVDEIAHSVGADSLGYISLEGMIEATGQPADALCAACFTGDYPVPLPDESLLGKNLLESSLASRVRGDALPVYNNP from the coding sequence GTGTGCGGTGTGTTCGGAGTCTGGGCCCCTGGTGAGGACGTCGCCAAGCTGACCTACTTCGGGCTGTACGCGCTACAGCACCGCGGTCAGGAGTCGGCCGGCATCTCGGTCAGCAACGGCCGGCAGATCCTGGTCTACAAGGACATGGGGCTGGTCTCCCAGGTCTTCGACGAGAACACTCTCGAGTCGTTCGCCGGCCACCTCGCGGTCGGCCACTGCCGCTACTCCACCACCGGGTCGAGCACCTGGCAGAACGCCCAGCCGACCTTCCGGCCGACGGGCCACGGCTCGATCGCGCTCGGCCACAACGGCAACCTGGTCAACACCCACGAGCTCGCGCAGATGGTCGCCGACCTGCCCAGCGACGACGACGAGCTCGACATCCACGCACGCAACCTCGAGGCGTCCACCAACGACACCAGCCTGGTCACCGCGCTGCTCGCGCACCACCCGGACCTCTCCCTCGAGCAGCGCGCCCTCGAGGTGCTGCCGCACGTGCGTGGCGCCTTCTCCTTCGTCTGGATGAACGAGGAGACCCTCTACGCCGCCCGCGACCCCGAGGGCATCCGTCCACTGGTGCTCGGACGGCTCGAGCGGGGCTGGGTCGTGGCCAGCGAGGACGCCGCCCTGGCCACCATCGGCGCCAGCCTGGTCCGCGAGATCGAGCCGGGCGAGCTGATCGTGATCGACTCCGACGGCCTGCGCTCGCACAAGTTCGCCGAGCCGCAGCGCAAGGGCTGCGTCTTCGAGTACGTCTACCTGGCCCGCCCGGACGCCACCATCGCCCAGCGGCCGGTGCACGAGGCGCGGGTCGAGATGGGCCGCCAGCTGGCCCGCGAGTTCCCGGTCGAGGCCGACCTGGTGATCCCCGTCCCCGAGTCCGGTACGCCGGCCGCCTCCGGCTACGCGCTGGAGTCCGGCATCCCGTTCGGTCAGGGCTTCGTGAAGAACGCCTACGTCGGCCGCACCTTCATCCAGCCCAGCCAGACGCTGCGCCAGCTCGGCATCCGACTCAAGCTGAACGCACTCGAGCACATGATCCGCGGCCGGCGGATCGTCGTCGTCGACGACTCGATCGTGCGCGGCAACACCCAGCGCGCGCAGATCCGGATGCTCCGGGAGGCCGGCGCCGCCGAGGTGCACGTGCGGATCTCCTCGCCGCCGGTGAAATGGCCCTGCTTCTACGGCATCGACTTCGCCACCCGGGCCGAGCTGATCGCCAACGGCCTCGACGTCGACGAGATCGCGCACAGCGTCGGCGCCGACAGCCTCGGCTACATCTCGCTGGAGGGGATGATCGAGGCGACCGGCCAGCCGGCCGACGCGCTCTGCGCCGCCTGCTTCACCGGCGACTACCCGGTGCCGCTGCCGGACGAGAGCCTGCTGGGCAAGAACCTCCTCGAGTCGAGCCTCGCCTCGCGGGTGCGTGGCGACGCGCTGCCCGTCTACAACAACCCGTGA
- a CDS encoding dipeptidase — protein MTVDTATLQARLTDLMPGIRRDLEDLVRIQSVSADPERLGEVERSAEATLALFRAEGVDARIVRAFDGAPPAVIGEKKGPEGAPTVLLYAHHDVQPENDPADWDSPPWEPTERDGRLYARGAADDKAGVITHLAALRAFGDELPVTVRLFIEGEEEVASATLPQLLEQFQDDLRSDVIVIADSGNWDIGVPALTTSLRGMIRMDVELRTLTHAVHSGMWGGLQPDAIMAMIRLLDSLWTPEGGCAIDGLVSGPAADVDYPEERLRAESGAIESLEWVGTGSIVERLWTQPAITVTGFDAPKVDGASNTLTPSARAKITVRLAPGDTTENAVARLTEHLERHTPWGARIRTTLLDTGEPIAIDAAGPAYDAARGAFTEAWDGTAPIDMGVGGSIPFIAEFLESFPGASVLVTGVEDPDTRAHGANEGLHLAEFERVLLAEALLLRNLGS, from the coding sequence ATGACCGTCGACACCGCGACCCTGCAGGCCCGCCTGACCGACCTGATGCCCGGCATCCGCCGCGACCTGGAGGACCTGGTCCGGATCCAGTCCGTGAGCGCCGACCCGGAGCGGTTGGGCGAGGTCGAGCGCAGTGCCGAGGCCACCCTGGCGCTCTTCCGCGCCGAGGGCGTCGACGCCCGGATCGTGCGGGCCTTCGACGGCGCTCCGCCGGCGGTGATCGGGGAGAAGAAGGGTCCCGAGGGCGCACCGACGGTGCTCCTCTACGCGCACCACGACGTGCAGCCCGAGAACGACCCGGCCGACTGGGACAGCCCGCCGTGGGAGCCGACCGAGCGCGACGGCCGGCTCTACGCGCGCGGCGCTGCGGACGACAAGGCCGGCGTGATCACCCACCTGGCCGCGCTCCGCGCCTTCGGCGACGAGCTCCCGGTGACCGTCCGCCTGTTCATCGAGGGCGAGGAGGAGGTCGCGTCGGCGACCCTGCCGCAGCTCCTCGAGCAGTTTCAGGACGACCTGCGCTCGGACGTGATCGTGATCGCCGACTCGGGCAACTGGGACATCGGCGTGCCCGCCCTGACCACCAGCCTGCGCGGCATGATCCGGATGGACGTCGAGCTGCGCACGCTCACCCACGCGGTGCACTCCGGCATGTGGGGCGGGCTCCAGCCGGACGCGATCATGGCGATGATCCGCCTGCTCGACTCGTTGTGGACCCCCGAGGGCGGCTGCGCGATCGACGGCCTGGTCAGCGGCCCGGCCGCCGACGTGGACTACCCCGAGGAGCGGCTGCGGGCCGAGTCCGGCGCCATCGAGTCGCTGGAGTGGGTCGGCACCGGTTCGATCGTGGAGCGGCTGTGGACCCAGCCGGCGATCACCGTCACCGGGTTCGATGCGCCGAAGGTCGACGGTGCGTCCAACACCCTGACCCCGAGCGCCCGCGCCAAGATCACCGTCCGGCTGGCGCCCGGCGACACCACCGAGAACGCGGTCGCGCGACTGACCGAGCACCTCGAGAGGCACACCCCGTGGGGCGCCCGGATCCGCACCACGCTGCTCGACACCGGCGAGCCGATCGCGATCGACGCCGCGGGTCCGGCGTACGACGCCGCGCGCGGTGCGTTCACCGAGGCCTGGGACGGCACCGCCCCGATCGACATGGGGGTCGGCGGCTCGATCCCGTTCATCGCCGAGTTCCTGGAGTCCTTCCCCGGCGCCTCGGTGCTGGTGACTGGCGTCGAGGACCCCGACACCCGCGCCCACGGCGCCAACGAGGGTCTGCACCTGGCCGAGTTCGAGCGGGTGCTGCTCGCCGAGGCGCTGTTGCTGCGCAACCTGGGCAGTTGA